GCATAAGCGAGCGCGAAGGCTTCGCCCGCTTTAACTGTCTTCAGCCGCAGTACTCCCTGATCGTACGAGACATCGAGCACGAGATAGTCCCCGTCTGCAGGGAGGAAGAACTCGGGATCATCCCCTGGAGTCCTCTGGCCGGCGGCTTCCTGACGGGCAAGTACCCCCGCAGGGACGCGCCGCCCGAAGGGACCCGCATGGCCGACTGGGGCGACACCTGGAAGCGACACGCCACCGAGGCCAAATTCGACGCTGTGGACAAGCTGAAGAGGGTAGCGAAAGATAAAGGCAAGGAGCCGGCGCAGGTCGCGCTCAACTGGGTGAAGGACCGCCCCGGCGTTACGGCCCCGATCATCGGCGCAAGGAACATCGAGCAACTCAGAGGCAACCTCGCCTCTACCGGATGGTCGCTCGACGAAAGCGAAAAAGATACGCTTGAAGAAGCCACCGCGCTGCCGTACACGTACCCGTACGGCATGATCGCGGGCGCAAACTCCTGATCGCGAAAAAGGCCGGGTCTCGAAAAAACGAGATCCGGCCTCTCTGCTCTGTTTTCCGGGCGAGGCTTACAGCGCGTAGTCTCCGGTGTGCGCCTCTTCGAGGTACTTCGCAAGCAAGGTGATGCACGCCTGTACATCTTCGGCGTTGACCATCTCGTTGACGGAGTGGACGTAGCGGCAGGGGATGGAGAGCGTTATGGAGGGAGCGCCGCCGTTCTGGCGCTGG
This sequence is a window from Rubrobacter indicoceani. Protein-coding genes within it:
- a CDS encoding aldo/keto reductase yields the protein MSELCLGTMTFGNEADEATAREITDGFIEAGGNFLDTANVYSRGVSEEITGRVLAGHDREDYVLATKFRFPMGDGPNSSGASRKHVLAACDASLKRLGTDYIDLYQIHCWDASTPLEETLSALTDLVESGKVRYLGASNFTAWQIEKSIRISEREGFARFNCLQPQYSLIVRDIEHEIVPVCREEELGIIPWSPLAGGFLTGKYPRRDAPPEGTRMADWGDTWKRHATEAKFDAVDKLKRVAKDKGKEPAQVALNWVKDRPGVTAPIIGARNIEQLRGNLASTGWSLDESEKDTLEEATALPYTYPYGMIAGANS